In one window of Acidovorax sp. HDW3 DNA:
- a CDS encoding triacylglycerol lipase, which yields MTAFLRRALRGLALAAACLALWPAAQAANNYTQTRYPIVLVHGLFGFDSVLGIDYFYGIPQALRQGGAQVYVAQVSAANSSEVRGEQLLAQVKTILALTGAQKVNLIGHSHGGPTTRYVAGVAPELVASVTSVAGVNRGSRVADVVRGVAPAGSVTEKIAAGAAKALADLINFTSGGKNLPQVPVAALNSLTTAGSARFNQNFGAGVPTSGCGDGAELVNGVRYYSWTGNKTITNLLDPSDLPLALTGLVFGEANDGLVSVCSSRLGKTIGTYGQNHLDEVNQMLGLRDLFVANPVTLFREQAHRLQAQGL from the coding sequence ATGACCGCTTTCCTTCGCCGCGCCCTGCGTGGCCTGGCCCTGGCCGCTGCCTGCCTGGCGCTGTGGCCTGCTGCCCAGGCTGCCAACAACTACACGCAGACGCGTTACCCCATCGTGCTGGTGCATGGCCTGTTTGGCTTTGACTCTGTGCTGGGGATTGATTACTTCTACGGCATTCCGCAGGCACTGCGCCAAGGTGGAGCCCAAGTCTATGTGGCCCAAGTCTCGGCCGCCAACAGCTCCGAGGTGCGCGGCGAGCAGCTGCTGGCCCAGGTCAAAACCATTTTGGCCCTCACCGGCGCGCAAAAGGTCAACCTGATTGGCCACTCGCACGGCGGCCCGACCACGCGCTATGTGGCGGGTGTGGCACCAGAGCTGGTGGCCTCCGTCACGTCGGTGGCCGGCGTGAACCGGGGCTCGCGCGTGGCCGACGTCGTGCGCGGCGTGGCCCCCGCCGGCAGCGTGACGGAAAAAATCGCCGCCGGCGCCGCCAAGGCCCTGGCCGATCTGATCAACTTCACCTCGGGCGGTAAAAATCTGCCCCAAGTGCCCGTGGCTGCACTCAACTCCCTGACCACCGCAGGCTCCGCCCGCTTCAACCAAAACTTTGGTGCCGGCGTGCCCACCAGCGGCTGCGGCGACGGTGCCGAGCTGGTCAACGGCGTGCGCTACTACTCCTGGACCGGCAACAAAACCATCACCAACTTGCTCGACCCGAGCGACCTGCCGCTGGCCCTGACGGGGCTGGTCTTTGGCGAGGCCAACGACGGCCTGGTGTCCGTGTGCTCCTCGCGCCTGGGCAAAACGATTGGCACCTACGGCCAGAACCACCTCGACGAAGTCAACCAGATGCTGGGCCTGCGCGACCTGTTTGTTGCCAACCCAGTCACCCTGTTCCGCGAGCAAGCCCATCGCCTGCAAGCCCAGGGGCTTTAA
- a CDS encoding GNAT family N-acetyltransferase: protein MIATKDWIEASYNAGRSWLRPLEGLRAHQEHQSLVPVMVPIRSLGEHHRQRIEDHLMQLEPQDRYLRFGYAANDDQVRRYAQNLNFVRDEIFGIFNRRLELVAMAHVAYSDQPGTNQCAEFGVSVLKKARGRGYGARLFDRAVMHARNEGVSMLFIHALSENTAMLKIARKAGATVERDGSESEAHLQLPPASLDSRMAQLVEQQFAEIDYSLKKQAKQFWDVLTQVQQVRQSVRDGRHQAAE from the coding sequence ATGATCGCTACCAAAGACTGGATTGAAGCCTCTTACAACGCTGGGCGCAGCTGGCTGCGCCCGCTGGAGGGCCTGCGCGCGCACCAGGAGCACCAGTCGCTGGTGCCGGTGATGGTGCCGATCCGCTCGCTGGGCGAGCACCACCGCCAGCGCATCGAAGACCACCTGATGCAGCTCGAACCGCAAGACCGCTATCTGCGCTTTGGCTACGCCGCCAACGACGACCAGGTGCGCCGCTACGCGCAGAACCTGAACTTCGTGCGCGATGAGATTTTTGGCATCTTCAACCGCCGCCTGGAGCTGGTGGCGATGGCGCACGTGGCCTATTCCGACCAGCCTGGCACCAACCAGTGCGCCGAGTTTGGCGTCTCGGTGCTGAAAAAAGCGCGTGGCCGGGGCTACGGCGCGCGCCTGTTCGATCGCGCGGTGATGCACGCACGCAACGAGGGCGTGAGCATGTTGTTCATCCACGCCCTGTCGGAGAACACCGCCATGCTCAAGATTGCGCGCAAGGCGGGCGCCACCGTCGAGCGCGACGGCTCGGAGTCCGAGGCACACCTGCAGCTGCCGCCCGCGAGCCTGGACTCGCGCATGGCGCAGCTGGTGGAGCAGCAGTTTGCCGAGATCGACTATTCGCTGAAAAAACAGGCCAAGCAGTTCTGGGACGTGCTCACGCAGGTGCAGCAGGTGCGCCAGAGCGTGCGCGACGGGCGCCACCAGGCGGCGGAGTAA
- a CDS encoding HlyC/CorC family transporter, with protein MSEPSSARLPEKEDKRSFFQRVAEFIHPGPDSKDELIETLADAEDNEIIGADARVMLERVIRMADMTAGDVMVAAPRMDCVNIDAPFDDILQLVIRTAHSRFPVYQDERENIIGTLLAKDLLKLQRSPALNLRALLRPAVFVPESKGLNDLLREFRGTRNHQAIVIDEFGRVAGLVTIEDVIEQIVGEIEDEFDIAEDEGDIFALADHTFRVSGDTPVARVAEAFGVAIRSSDPEEDFDTIGGLIAHEIGHVPKRGEQVDMAGLRFVVLHTKGGAVRWFKVAPVAGEPAGSA; from the coding sequence GTGTCTGAACCCTCTTCTGCGCGTCTTCCAGAAAAAGAAGACAAGCGCTCGTTCTTCCAGCGCGTAGCCGAATTCATCCATCCCGGCCCGGATTCCAAGGACGAGCTGATCGAAACCCTGGCCGACGCCGAGGACAACGAGATCATCGGCGCCGACGCCCGCGTCATGCTCGAACGCGTGATCCGCATGGCCGACATGACGGCGGGTGACGTCATGGTGGCTGCACCGCGCATGGACTGCGTCAACATCGACGCGCCGTTCGACGACATCTTGCAGCTCGTCATCCGCACCGCGCATTCGCGCTTTCCGGTGTACCAGGACGAGCGTGAAAACATCATTGGCACGCTGCTGGCCAAAGACCTGCTCAAGCTGCAGCGATCTCCCGCCCTGAACCTGCGCGCGCTGCTGCGCCCGGCGGTGTTCGTGCCCGAGAGCAAGGGCCTGAACGACCTGCTGCGCGAGTTTCGCGGCACGCGCAACCACCAGGCCATCGTCATCGACGAGTTTGGCCGCGTCGCCGGCCTGGTCACCATCGAGGACGTGATCGAGCAGATCGTGGGCGAGATCGAGGACGAATTCGACATTGCCGAGGACGAGGGCGACATCTTTGCCCTGGCCGACCATACCTTTCGCGTCTCCGGCGACACGCCGGTGGCGCGCGTCGCCGAAGCCTTTGGCGTTGCCATCCGCAGCAGCGACCCGGAGGAAGACTTCGACACCATCGGTGGCCTGATTGCGCACGAGATTGGCCACGTGCCCAAGCGCGGCGAGCAGGTGGACATGGCTGGCCTGCGCTTTGTCGTGCTGCACACCAAGGGCGGGGCCGTGCGCTGGTTCAAGGTGGCGCCGGTGGCGGGTGAGCCTGCGGGCAGTGCCTGA
- the lnt gene encoding apolipoprotein N-acyltransferase translates to MWRSVAGRGARNWLWPLGAGLLQAWSIAWPGSGTPLWWLQIASLAVCAWLLCDSRSAWQAAARGGLFATAWLVGSFWWLFISLHEYGGLAAPLAALAVLALAAFLATYYALVSGCFWALRRTGKAQAAIIFAALWLLAELARGWLWTGFPWGAGGYAHLDGPLAPLARAVGVYGIGFVAALLAMALAQLRGADLRRPGAWAAALALVLVLAAAAQQRQAAWAQPQAVGAPLSVALLQGNIAQDRKFEPGSGVPEALAWYGQQLRAQDAQLVVAPETAIPMLAQQLPPGYLEALQARYERPDHRQAALVGIPLGSFAQGYTNSVLGWSPQQLQTYRYDKHHLVPFGEFIPPLFRWFTERMNIPLGDFRRGGLGQPSMAWLDQRLAPNICYEDLFGEELAARFADPAQAPTIFVNLSNIAWFGDSLAVAQHLAISQMRALEFERPMLRATNTGATAIIDHRGQVQALLPAHTRAVLQGQVQGQGGLTPYARWAARWGLAPLWALALGVPLWACCGRARRNCGQGLHLL, encoded by the coding sequence ATGTGGCGCTCGGTGGCGGGGCGCGGGGCACGCAACTGGCTCTGGCCCCTGGGAGCGGGCTTGCTGCAAGCCTGGTCGATCGCCTGGCCCGGCAGCGGCACGCCGCTGTGGTGGCTGCAAATTGCCTCGCTTGCCGTATGCGCCTGGCTGCTGTGCGACAGCCGCAGCGCCTGGCAGGCTGCAGCGCGCGGTGGCCTGTTTGCCACTGCCTGGCTGGTGGGCAGCTTCTGGTGGCTGTTTATCTCCCTGCACGAATACGGCGGCCTGGCCGCGCCGCTGGCCGCGCTGGCGGTGTTGGCACTGGCGGCATTTTTGGCCACCTACTACGCCCTCGTTTCAGGGTGTTTTTGGGCTCTAAGGCGCACTGGTAAAGCGCAAGCAGCTATTATTTTTGCAGCGCTTTGGCTGCTCGCCGAACTGGCGCGGGGGTGGCTCTGGACGGGTTTCCCTTGGGGCGCAGGCGGCTACGCTCATTTGGATGGGCCGCTGGCGCCGCTGGCGCGCGCGGTGGGGGTGTATGGCATTGGCTTTGTGGCGGCGTTGTTGGCCATGGCGCTGGCGCAGCTGCGCGGGGCCGATTTGCGCCGCCCTGGCGCCTGGGCGGCAGCGCTGGCGCTGGTGCTGGTGTTGGCGGCGGCGGCGCAGCAGCGCCAGGCGGCATGGGCGCAGCCGCAGGCCGTGGGTGCGCCCCTGAGCGTGGCGCTGCTGCAGGGCAACATCGCCCAGGATCGCAAGTTCGAGCCCGGCAGCGGCGTACCCGAGGCCCTGGCCTGGTACGGCCAGCAGCTGCGCGCGCAAGACGCGCAGCTGGTGGTGGCACCCGAGACGGCCATCCCCATGCTGGCGCAGCAGCTGCCGCCCGGTTACCTGGAGGCGCTGCAGGCGCGCTACGAGCGCCCGGACCACCGCCAGGCGGCGCTGGTGGGCATTCCGCTGGGCAGCTTCGCCCAGGGCTACACCAATTCGGTGCTCGGCTGGTCGCCGCAGCAGCTGCAAACGTACCGCTACGACAAGCACCACCTGGTGCCGTTTGGCGAGTTCATTCCGCCGCTGTTTCGCTGGTTTACCGAGCGCATGAACATTCCGTTGGGCGACTTTCGCCGGGGCGGCCTGGGCCAGCCGTCCATGGCCTGGCTGGACCAGCGCCTGGCGCCCAACATCTGCTACGAAGACCTGTTTGGCGAGGAGCTGGCGGCGCGCTTTGCCGACCCGGCGCAGGCGCCGACGATTTTTGTCAACCTCAGCAACATCGCCTGGTTTGGCGACAGCCTGGCGGTTGCGCAGCACCTGGCGATCAGCCAGATGCGCGCGCTCGAATTCGAGCGCCCCATGCTGCGCGCCACCAACACCGGCGCCACCGCCATCATCGACCACCGGGGCCAGGTGCAGGCGCTGCTGCCCGCGCACACCCGCGCCGTGCTGCAGGGCCAGGTGCAGGGCCAGGGCGGCCTCACGCCGTACGCGCGCTGGGCGGCGCGCTGGGGGCTGGCGCCGCTGTGGGCGCTGGCGCTGGGCGTGCCGCTGTGGGCCTGCTGCGGACGTGCGCGGCGCAATTGTGGGCAGGGCCTGCACTTGCTTTGA
- the fabA gene encoding bifunctional 3-hydroxydecanoyl-ACP dehydratase/trans-2-decenoyl-ACP isomerase → MAESFSYEQLIASGEGRLFTPDSGRLPLPPMLMFDRITHIDADGGAHGLGKIVAELDVKPDLWFFACHFQGDPVMPGCLGLDAMWQLIGFYLTWLRLPGRGRALGAGEVKFTGEVGPDVKLVTYEIDIKRVIKRKLNMAIGDARLLADGKEIYVANDLRVGLFLREGDPAKEAA, encoded by the coding sequence ATGGCTGAATCCTTTTCGTACGAACAACTGATTGCTTCCGGTGAGGGCCGGTTGTTCACCCCCGACAGCGGGCGCCTGCCCCTGCCGCCGATGCTGATGTTCGATCGCATCACGCACATCGACGCCGATGGCGGCGCGCACGGCCTGGGGAAAATCGTCGCTGAGCTCGACGTCAAGCCTGATCTGTGGTTTTTTGCCTGCCATTTCCAGGGCGACCCGGTCATGCCCGGCTGCCTGGGGCTGGACGCCATGTGGCAGCTCATCGGCTTTTACCTCACCTGGCTGCGCCTGCCGGGCCGGGGCCGCGCCCTGGGTGCAGGCGAGGTCAAGTTCACCGGCGAGGTCGGGCCCGACGTGAAGCTCGTCACCTACGAGATCGACATCAAGCGCGTCATCAAGCGCAAGCTCAACATGGCCATTGGCGACGCGCGCCTCTTGGCCGATGGCAAGGAAATTTACGTCGCCAACGATTTGCGCGTGGGCCTGTTCCTGCGCGAGGGCGATCCAGCGAAGGAAGCAGCATGA
- the fabB gene encoding beta-ketoacyl-ACP synthase I — MNTRRVVITGAGIVSCIGNDLATVEAALRAGTSGIKAVEKMTEMGLRSQVAGVPDIDIEARIDRKQLRFMGDAAAYAQIALEDAIAQSGLTPEQVSHPRTGLIMGSGGGSPANQIEAADTLREKGIRRVGPYQVTRCMSSTVSACLATNFKVKGINYSITSACSTSAHCIGAAAQQIAWGMQDVMFAGGGEELSWGMSLLFDGMGAMSSKYNATPEKAARAYDENRDGFVIAGGGGAVVLESLEHAQARGATILAEVVGFGATSDGEDMVAPSGEGAIACMQQAMAGLAGPIDYINTHGTSTPVGDMQEVRAMRAVFGDAVPPFSSTKSLTGHSLGATGVQEAIYCLIMLNKGFIAGSVNVETPDPALGDMPLVTQTRDAQLTQVLSNSFGFGGTNASLVLRRWQGA; from the coding sequence ATGAACACCCGGCGCGTCGTCATCACAGGCGCAGGCATCGTCTCCTGCATTGGCAACGACCTGGCCACGGTGGAGGCCGCGCTGCGTGCCGGCACCAGCGGCATCAAGGCCGTAGAAAAAATGACCGAGATGGGGCTGCGCAGCCAGGTGGCGGGCGTGCCGGACATCGACATCGAGGCGCGCATCGACCGCAAGCAACTGCGCTTCATGGGCGACGCTGCCGCCTACGCGCAGATTGCGCTGGAAGACGCCATCGCGCAATCGGGCCTCACGCCCGAACAGGTCAGTCACCCGCGCACCGGCCTCATCATGGGCTCGGGCGGCGGCTCGCCGGCCAACCAGATCGAGGCCGCCGACACCCTGCGCGAAAAAGGCATACGCCGCGTCGGCCCCTACCAGGTCACGCGCTGCATGAGCAGCACCGTGTCGGCCTGCCTGGCGACCAACTTCAAGGTCAAGGGCATCAACTACTCCATCACCTCGGCCTGCTCCACGTCGGCGCACTGCATTGGCGCGGCGGCGCAGCAGATCGCCTGGGGAATGCAGGACGTGATGTTCGCCGGCGGCGGCGAGGAACTCTCCTGGGGCATGAGCCTGCTGTTTGACGGCATGGGCGCCATGTCCAGCAAGTACAACGCCACGCCCGAGAAGGCCGCGCGCGCCTACGACGAAAACCGCGACGGTTTTGTCATCGCCGGCGGCGGCGGCGCCGTGGTGCTCGAAAGCCTGGAGCACGCCCAGGCACGCGGCGCCACCATCCTGGCCGAAGTGGTCGGCTTTGGCGCCACCAGCGACGGCGAGGACATGGTCGCACCCTCGGGCGAGGGCGCCATCGCCTGTATGCAGCAGGCCATGGCGGGCCTGGCCGGGCCGATCGACTACATCAACACCCACGGCACCTCCACGCCCGTGGGCGACATGCAGGAAGTGCGCGCCATGCGCGCGGTGTTTGGCGATGCCGTGCCGCCGTTCTCCAGCACCAAGTCGCTCACCGGCCACTCGCTGGGCGCCACCGGCGTGCAGGAGGCGATCTACTGCCTCATCATGCTGAACAAGGGCTTCATCGCCGGTTCGGTCAACGTCGAGACGCCCGACCCGGCGCTGGGCGACATGCCCCTGGTCACGCAAACCCGCGACGCACAGCTCACGCAGGTGCTCTCCAACAGCTTTGGCTTTGGCGGCACCAACGCCAGCCTGGTGCTGCGCCGCTGGCAGGGCGCCTGA
- a CDS encoding 3-methyl-2-oxobutanoate dehydrogenase (2-methylpropanoyl-transferring) subunit alpha: protein MTPHTPLRLHVPEPTGRPGCKTDFSYLSISPAGSVRKPPTDTAPADTADLATSLVRVLDDDGKAVGPWAPAIHPERLRRGLRAMMKTRLFDARMVLAQRQKKLSFYMQCLGEEAIAVAHSLALQDGDMCFPTYRQQGLLLARDDISMVEMMCQLMSNVRDPNKGRQLPVMYSYKRAGFFSISGNLATQVPQAVGWAMASAIKGDTKIASAWIGDGSTAESDFHTALTFAHVYRAPVIINVVNNQWAISSFQSIAGGEGTTFAQRGVGVGIASLRVDGNDFLAVYAASQWAAERARSNNGPTLIEWETYRAGPHSTSDDPSKYRPADDWQRFPLGDPIERLKQHLIAIGEWSEAQHEAAHKELEAEILAAQKEAESYGSLLDGRVPSAATIFDDVYKELPEHLRRQRQQMGV from the coding sequence ATGACCCCGCATACCCCGTTGCGGCTGCACGTACCCGAGCCTACTGGCAGGCCGGGCTGCAAGACCGACTTCTCGTACCTCAGCATCTCCCCCGCTGGCAGCGTACGCAAACCCCCCACCGACACCGCCCCCGCCGACACCGCCGACCTGGCCACCAGCCTGGTGCGCGTGCTCGATGATGACGGCAAGGCCGTTGGCCCCTGGGCCCCCGCCATCCACCCCGAGCGTCTGCGCCGGGGCCTGCGGGCGATGATGAAAACGCGCCTTTTCGATGCCCGCATGGTGCTGGCGCAGCGGCAGAAAAAGCTCTCGTTCTACATGCAGTGCCTGGGCGAGGAGGCCATTGCCGTGGCGCACTCGCTGGCGCTGCAGGACGGCGACATGTGCTTTCCCACCTACCGCCAGCAGGGGCTGCTGCTGGCGCGCGACGACATCTCCATGGTCGAGATGATGTGCCAGCTCATGAGCAATGTGCGCGACCCGAACAAGGGCCGCCAGTTGCCGGTGATGTACTCGTACAAGCGCGCGGGCTTTTTCTCCATCTCCGGCAACCTGGCCACGCAGGTGCCGCAGGCCGTGGGCTGGGCCATGGCGTCGGCCATCAAGGGCGATACCAAAATTGCCTCAGCCTGGATTGGCGATGGTTCGACGGCGGAGAGCGACTTTCACACCGCGCTCACCTTTGCCCACGTGTACCGCGCGCCGGTCATCATCAACGTGGTCAACAACCAGTGGGCGATTTCGAGCTTCCAGTCCATCGCCGGTGGCGAGGGCACGACCTTTGCCCAGCGCGGCGTGGGCGTGGGCATTGCCTCGCTGCGCGTCGATGGCAACGACTTTCTGGCCGTGTACGCCGCCTCGCAATGGGCGGCCGAGCGTGCGCGCAGCAACAACGGCCCGACGCTGATCGAGTGGGAAACCTACCGCGCCGGGCCCCATTCCACCTCCGACGACCCGAGCAAATACCGCCCTGCCGACGACTGGCAGCGCTTCCCGCTGGGCGACCCGATCGAGCGCCTGAAACAGCACCTGATCGCCATTGGCGAGTGGAGCGAGGCGCAGCACGAAGCGGCGCACAAGGAGCTGGAGGCCGAAATTCTGGCCGCGCAAAAAGAAGCCGAGAGCTACGGCAGCCTGCTCGATGGCCGCGTGCCCAGCGCCGCGACCATCTTCGACGATGTGTACAAAGAGCTGCCGGAGCACCTGCGCCGCCAGCGCCAGCAGATGGGGGTGTAA
- a CDS encoding alpha-ketoacid dehydrogenase subunit beta yields the protein MAEHKDNQVPMSMIAALRSGLDVMMAKDDNVIVYGEDVGYFGGVFRVTEGLQAKYGKTRCFDAPISEAGIVGTAIGMAAYGLRPAVEIQFADYVYPAYDQIVSELARLRHRSAGDFFAPITIRMPCGGGIYGGQTHSQSPEAVFTHVSGLRTVMPSNPYDAKGLLIASMECDDPVIFLEPKRLYNGPFDGHHDKPVVPWSKHDMGRVSEGYYQVPLDKAAVFRPGKAVTVLAYGTMVWVAEAAARESGIDAEIIDLRSLWPLDLDAIVTSVQKTGRCVVVHEATRTSGFGAELVALVQEHCFYQLEAPIERVTGWDTPYPHAQEWAYFPGPARVAEALKRTVEA from the coding sequence ATGGCAGAACACAAGGACAACCAGGTTCCCATGAGCATGATTGCCGCCCTGCGCTCGGGGCTGGACGTGATGATGGCCAAGGACGACAACGTCATCGTCTATGGCGAAGACGTGGGCTATTTCGGCGGCGTGTTCCGCGTCACCGAAGGGCTGCAGGCCAAGTACGGCAAGACGCGTTGCTTTGACGCACCGATTTCCGAGGCCGGCATCGTCGGCACCGCCATCGGCATGGCCGCCTACGGCCTGCGCCCGGCGGTGGAAATCCAGTTTGCCGATTACGTCTATCCGGCCTACGACCAGATCGTCTCCGAGCTGGCGCGCCTGCGCCACCGCTCGGCGGGCGATTTTTTTGCCCCCATCACCATCCGTATGCCCTGCGGCGGCGGCATTTACGGCGGGCAAACGCACAGCCAAAGCCCCGAGGCGGTGTTCACCCACGTCAGCGGCCTGCGCACGGTCATGCCCAGCAACCCCTACGACGCCAAGGGCCTGCTCATTGCCTCCATGGAATGCGACGACCCGGTCATCTTCCTGGAGCCCAAGCGCCTGTACAACGGCCCGTTCGACGGCCACCACGACAAACCCGTCGTGCCCTGGTCCAAGCACGACATGGGCCGCGTGTCCGAGGGCTACTACCAGGTGCCGCTCGATAAGGCGGCGGTGTTCCGCCCCGGCAAGGCCGTGACGGTGCTGGCCTACGGCACCATGGTCTGGGTGGCCGAGGCGGCGGCGCGCGAATCCGGTATCGACGCCGAAATCATCGACCTGCGCAGCCTCTGGCCGCTGGACCTGGACGCCATCGTCACCTCGGTGCAAAAAACCGGTCGCTGCGTCGTGGTGCACGAGGCCACGCGCACCAGCGGTTTTGGTGCTGAACTGGTGGCGTTGGTGCAAGAGCACTGCTTCTACCAGCTCGAAGCCCCCATCGAGCGCGTGACCGGCTGGGACACCCCCTACCCGCACGCCCAGGAATGGGCTTACTTCCCCGGCCCGGCCCGCGTGGCCGAGGCCCTCAAGCGCACTGTGGAGGCCTGA
- a CDS encoding dihydrolipoamide acetyltransferase family protein, with amino-acid sequence MGIYVIRVPDIGEGIAEVELVGWNVQVGDSVAEDQHLADVMTDKATVEVPSPVTGKVLALGCQVGQVIAVGAELVRLEVEGAGNFKENSAPAPVHTAQAAINTVAKQQAAPAAAPVPATAPVPVPVPAPRPASALRPTASARKEGERPLASPAVRRRAQDMGIDLRYVHGSGPAGRIAHADLDAYAAHGGQPQGVGRTQYAERHGEEHIPVIGLRRKIAQKMQEAKRRIPHFSYVEEVDVTELEALRQRLNQMHGAQRGKLTLLPLLARAMVCCLRDFPQINVRYDDDAGQITRYEAVHLGIAAQTDAGLMVPVLRHAESLDLWQCAAGIARLAEGAKNGKLAREELSGSTITLTSLGALGGIVSTPVINHPEVAIVGVNRMIERPMLRGGQVVARQLMNLSSSFDHRVVDGMDAARFIQAVRALLETPALLFVD; translated from the coding sequence ATGGGTATTTACGTGATCCGCGTGCCCGATATTGGCGAGGGCATTGCCGAAGTGGAACTGGTGGGCTGGAACGTGCAGGTGGGCGACAGCGTTGCCGAAGACCAGCACCTGGCCGATGTGATGACGGACAAGGCCACCGTCGAAGTGCCCTCGCCCGTCACGGGCAAGGTGCTGGCGCTGGGCTGCCAGGTCGGCCAGGTCATCGCCGTGGGCGCTGAACTGGTGCGGCTGGAGGTGGAAGGCGCTGGAAACTTCAAGGAAAATTCGGCTCCAGCGCCCGTCCATACAGCGCAAGCAGCTATCAATACAGTAGCAAAACAGCAGGCCGCGCCTGCCGCTGCACCCGTGCCCGCCACAGCGCCTGTGCCCGTGCCCGTGCCAGCGCCCCGCCCGGCCAGCGCCCTGCGCCCCACGGCCAGCGCGCGCAAAGAGGGCGAACGCCCCCTGGCCTCGCCCGCCGTGCGCCGCCGTGCGCAGGACATGGGGATCGACCTGCGCTACGTGCACGGTAGCGGCCCGGCCGGGCGCATTGCCCATGCCGACCTGGACGCCTACGCCGCCCACGGCGGCCAGCCCCAGGGCGTGGGCCGCACGCAGTACGCCGAGCGCCACGGCGAGGAGCACATCCCCGTCATCGGCCTGCGCCGCAAGATTGCGCAAAAAATGCAGGAGGCCAAGCGCCGTATCCCGCATTTCAGCTACGTCGAAGAAGTGGATGTGACCGAGCTCGAAGCCTTGCGCCAGCGGCTCAACCAGATGCACGGCGCGCAGCGCGGCAAGCTCACGCTGCTGCCCCTGCTGGCGCGCGCCATGGTGTGCTGCTTGCGCGATTTTCCGCAGATCAACGTCCGCTACGACGACGACGCGGGGCAGATCACGCGCTACGAGGCCGTGCACCTGGGCATTGCCGCGCAGACCGACGCCGGCCTGATGGTGCCCGTGCTGCGCCACGCCGAAAGCCTGGACCTGTGGCAATGCGCCGCCGGCATCGCCCGCCTGGCCGAGGGGGCCAAGAACGGCAAGCTGGCGCGCGAGGAGCTTTCGGGCTCCACCATCACCCTCACCAGCCTGGGGGCGCTGGGCGGCATCGTTTCCACACCCGTCATCAACCACCCCGAGGTGGCCATCGTCGGCGTGAACCGCATGATCGAGCGCCCCATGCTGCGCGGTGGCCAGGTGGTGGCGCGCCAGCTCATGAACCTGTCGTCCTCGTTTGACCACCGCGTGGTCGATGGCATGGACGCGGCGCGCTTCATCCAGGCCGTGCGCGCCCTGCTGGAAACCCCGGCGCTGCTGTTTGTGGACTGA